The nucleotide sequence aaacgatgggtTGGTGACTTCAAActtggtcgtagagacaccgatgtaGCGGACGTGCAAAGGAGGCggaacataaaaaaatccacaaaatcgttttaaatGATCGAACAGTGAAGTTGTGTGAGCTAGCTGACCTCGTAAAGATATCtgattatataaattatattgcatgagcattaaCTATGAGAAAACTCTGTTCAAAGTGAgagccgcgtttgctcactgctgagcaaaaacaagaacgtgttgatgatgaCAAAACTACaagaattgaacttcgaattgctcccacttCCACAGTATTCGCCatatttggctcccagcgactactagCAGTTCACTGACCTACAAAAATGCTCGCCAGTTGGAAATTTCGTGCGAATGAAAAggtgaaactgaggcctatagTATTTGAGGCCTAAAGTGGTATTGAAagttagagcggcgctgaaaTGATTATGTTTtgattgatggaaattacgtattcaaaaaatgtattttcatgaTTCTTCAAAGTGAAAATTTtggtttatataatattatttctaTGTATAGCTCCTGTTCGCAGGTTCTGTTCTTATCAAATTATACCAAATGTACGAGCATTTTAATTTCAAGAATGTATCATAGGTCTTGTAagactgtaaataaataaataacttttttttacatttatcacTTATAACTgataccaaaaaaataataataataataattggcacgCCCTCTGTTAGGTGTATGGCTTGGCTCCTCCGGCCTGATACTGATAACAGTAAAGCCCAAATATTTAGATCTTGAAGCTTGCAAAGAAAATTCTGTCGCCttggtatttataaaaaatttattcgaaccattttaaaatatcttcatGTAACCCTTTACATACACCTAGATGAGAACACCCATCTCGAATATCGGccaacatattatatttttacagtTTAAATAATTGTCATACAGCGAAATCTTACTTAAAGTACACCTCTGCTTacaatattattgtattatctccattttcatattataattacgattttttactttaaagcagTATTAAAGCAGTGAAGCTTATGCGTTTaacgtataaaataaataaacagataAACTTTTTCACAAAcctataaaaaatatcatatcAAACGCTCAGACATAAGCTAAGATTCGAATTctacaaaaaagttaaatacataatttaaatTACTCTCGAacttacacaaatacatatgcatatattgtattacaacaaaatataaaaataaagtaaaaattaagctACTGTAAAACACAACAATTATTTACATTAATTATTTGTCCTTAATTTGAGATTATTTTAACATttgcaaaaagcaaatttatctTTGTGAGTATGAAATATCTCCTTGCATATATCTGTAATTAATTTTGTAGTTGCAGTTTTGTAGCAGCTGTGGCGAAACTTATGCGCTCCATCCCAAACTCGCCTAAAGCACCAAAGCGGTCGAAACAAAAACGAGCATCAAACGGAACTCCAACTTCTCCGCATTCCACCCGCTGCACTAGCTGCCATTGCTGCCGCCATCTTTCTTCTTCGGCCGCAGTATGAAATTCAAATTGTAGTTCGTATTCACCGCGTAGTACACATTTGCATTCTTCGGCATGACCAACTCCTTGTCAGGCAGCACCTGCGCCAACGTGTATTGTTCGGGATCCGCCTCGAGGCCGAGCTTCATCATCGCATTGCGTATGACTTGCGGTGTGCGCTCGTTGTTGCCAAGCATTATGCTTTTATACAGCACAATGCCATCCAGCTCGACGTTCTCCGTCTCATATGTCACGCGTATGATGTAAAAGTCAGGCGCGTTATTTGTTTTTACCCCGGGCGATTGCACCAGCTGTGCGTTGATGATCGGTGATCCCACGTTCAACTGAGAGTTATTGTGTCCGCTGCCAGTGCTACCGCGCACACCGTTGGTAGAATGTGAATGCGTCATTTTTGTATTCGATTTTTGTCCGCCCGAGTTACTTGAGTCCATTGATAGATTTGACACGCTGCTCGAGGCAGACAACAGCGATGCATTCGGCGCTTGTGCATCCCGATCTAACGAATTGTGTCGCGAGCTGTAATGTGAACTGTAGCTGTTGTTCAATTCGCAATAGAATTGTGAGCCGGCGCCGCTGCTCGAGTTCGACGCTATTGAGTCAGTCTTGCGGTGCCCATTACCGCCTACGCCACCCATGGAGTTCGATGAGATCGTCGTGTTCGTAAGCGATGTGTTGGTCGAAGCGGTTGACTTGCGTGGCGCAGGTGGTGGCGATTCGAGTTGGCAGGAAAGCGTGTGTGCCTCTCGCTCATCCAGTACCAGCATCGAGGCGAACCAACGATCGAAGTTTGGATCTTCGCGCAGGTTGTACGTATTGGCGGCCCCCTGTAGTAGTTTAATTTGCGCCAGCACTTCAAATTCTTTGCGTTTTTTGTCGAAATTGATGAGCTGATGTTCGCCTATTGTGTCCGGTATGGCGGCGTGTATCATTGTCAAATCGGTGAGAAAGGTGCCCAGGTAAGGTATGGTGCCATGCGACGTTTGCGTGCTCTGTGACATGGAACGAAAGTAGATATAATTAGTGGGTTATGCTAATATGCTATGCAAGGGGTGTGTTTTTGTCGTCTGAGTCAGTTGCGTTGCTTGGGTCGATACTGGTTTGCAATGTGCAGGCACTCACTTGTTTCTGTATGATCTTCTGCAGATGGCGATCGTGTTCACCCACCGTGTCGGCAAATTTTGCAGTACCCTCACGCATGAGTACCTCACGCTGCGCCCAAGCGTTGTTGTCTTCCGAAAATATTCTGGCAAGTTCATTAAAAATCTCCATCTGAAAGGTGGcataaaatcatttatttatgtactgGCTTGGCTTCAGCTTTATTGGCaaacattttagttttaaaacatAAACATTTATGCAGCGGTGAAAGAAGGCTTCAGCCTATCGTTATTTCCATTGCTACTTTGTAGGCTTATCATTTCTAAGTAACATAAAATCACTAACCTTTTCTTTGGGTAGCACCGCCCATATTTTTGAAAGTCTATAAATAGGATTCGATTGCAGCCCCGAAATGATCGCCTTTAGCGAAGAGAAATTCTTTAGCAGACGCAATTCCTGTGCAATATCAATCCAGGTGGCAATATTTAAAGCACGTTCCTACAAATCAacacaaaacatattttattcgtACTCAAAATTATATTGATTTTACTCAACACTCACCTGTGGTTTAAGTCTTGGCTCAATTAATATACTAGAAATAACCCTAAAGAGTACAGCATTAAATTGATTTATTGTAGCCACAACCGTTTCCGAGCCGCTTTTGTCCCGTCGCGCCCACGTCGCACCAAGGCACTGATGTGGTATTAAACGCTTGAATAACTCCGAATCCATGCGCGTCAGCTGCTCGGCGAAATGACGAACCGGCACGTGCGGAAAGCGAAATGCCTGCAGGAAATGTGTGGGACCACGGAACGCCGGCGCCAAGCATAGCCCTGCAAATTGATCTGTAAACTCCGTGTTGTAGTGGTGTGGCAGCAAACCCACGCTCATGCTCATATTCATATTATTGCCATTCGTGTTCCCACCTACGCCACTCGCCAACCAAGGTGGCAAACTATTCTCCCCATACACCTGCTGTCGCAGAATGCGCTCCAAACGATGCAGCACCTTCACATGCAAATCTGAGCGCGGCAGACGTTTCGACGCAAAAGTCAATATTTGCCGCAGGTTATCCTCATTCCAGTCCTCCGGAAACCCATCCAACCACACATGCAACGCTGAGACTAGAGTTTTCTTGTGTTGTTCGTGTATGGACGTCGCCGGATCGTAGCTGACATCCTCGAGTTGTTGATGCTCTTCGATCTCTTGCAGATGTTTGTCATTGAGTGTGTCATAGCGTCGTATGAGCAAATTGAGCACCTCCTTGGGAGTGGAGAATGTGCGATATGTGGAGAGAAATACattgataaatgttgactcCAATTCACCATCGTCTGTGGCTAACGCTTCGACCAAACGCGCCAGTGTGGCCGCCTTCACGAAGCGCACTCGCACCGTTTCCCATTCGAGGTGGCTAATTTCATCGTCCGAATCCTATGGcagccaaaaccaaaaaatataggAATGAGAAGTGGGAAATAGAGAAAATTGATTAATGTACATAAATTCGTTTCGGTTAGCCAAAGTGATTGCCTTTTAGGCAAACAgagttaattaaaaattcaattctcTGGCTGCCTGGTGGGCTGTCATACACTTACATTATTCGCCGTTGGTGTTGGTCGATGGTAGCGCACCTTTTTAAGGTAGACAGTGAAAATGGCATTTTTCTCGTGCTCCTCGCCCCAGAGACGCCACGTGGGCTGTAATGGCACATagatcaaaatgaaaaatgatgaaCATTAAATTATACTACACGTGGTTTCTTGATGGAAAGACAAAGAAAGTTCTAAGGTAGAGTtaaggcaaaaaattaaatcctacatacatatataagtgtgtatttatgtacgtaAAGAGTAAATGAAGGTATGTGGGTGTAAAAGACTGGTGAGTTGAGCTGAAAATGCTGACAATAAATCAATATCCTGGAAGTTATGTAGAGTATATGAATTTTCGATAGAGTGAAAGAGTCGTAAgggtttttgttttctataaaaaaagcaGCTGCTGTTCgagaataaaaaatgtatttaacttttttttgtgttatgcgACAGAGTTAAGGCGCGAGCTCGGCGTTTCGAATCGACAAGGTCTCTCGTAAATAAGAGCCCATTGTAACTTTGATAAGCTgcattaaataactatagcCCCTGACTTAttggtaggttaggttaggtttggcagccgcatcgcacatagagacaacgatgccacttagaccacgaaatgggtccgttgtgagccgcgggggctgggctacaattccctctccatattgaaccatcctgagcttttgacaaattgTAAAAGGTTGtagatacctaaagtgtatagattatctatatttgttatgaaataggattttaaaaatcggttcctgcttctggctagagcttgtgcaaaaaaggtgttgcattgtttccaactcctcctcatttctgcagcaacgacagaaatcatgcgtgtaaacgcctacaCAGTTTTATAATCTCTCTCTTGGACTCTTAGACAGACGTaagtttagccttggccatgttttcctagcaatttcacaggtgttagtgttaatccatctttgatttgcagaactgattagtgcgccCTTattgagaagcttacaagttgcgagaggtatctccataaaattacttatgtctggcatacaggtaccttctcttgcaagttggtcttccctacagttccctggtatatctctgtgatCTATAGATTATAGGATATAAGATTATAGGATATTGCTTGGACATCTCATTTAGacattggcgacaacgtaagacactccttgactTATTGGTAAGCCttgataatttattttgtatgatATTCATTGAGAATAATTCTGGGACTTTTGTGTacacaaaagaataaaaaataatatatgtgaaatatttaaattttaaattaaaattagtaataatgcaAATGATTTATAAATCAATGCAATCCCGTAAAAAGCACTGACCGcttagttaaaattattttctatccaATTAAGCGGCCACAGACAATACAAGACGTATGTAAATGTATAGTAATAAAAAGTGAATGGGTtgcaaaatgcaaagaaaagctTGGAATAATAATATTAGCAGAATAACCAAATGAGCTGTGaaagaaatttgtatttatttgtatgtatattcgcgTGCATATTCGCAGTGTAGAAATGTGttcgtaaaaatttaaatgcgctgaaaatttaattgaaaagcaAGATCAACAGCGGCAATGGACCGCACCGACCATCTGGCCAAGCAAATGCATAGTTTCGCGAACTCGACTAGACGGACTGATGGCTGCCTGACTGACTCGATGTTGTGGTTTATGACCGAATATGCAACattgcaatttaaatttataaacacaaattattACGCGAATTACATATGCTAAATGCGATGGGGCAGCTCATTGGTATGGACAAACACATAGGCCCAGGCACACAGCAGCCGCCCACCCAGCTTGGGCATTGGCTGGTGGAGCGACAAGCCTGGTACGCGGCTCGCGCTTTAATTGAAACTAAATTGAACGCTTTCACTGGCAGCGGCGTTGGTCATGAATTCAATTATGCATCAGTGTAATGATAGAGCCGGGCTGTTATGCAGGAACTATTGAATTAAAGTAGTAGACTAAAATAGTCGCCTTTGGCAGGCTCATTCAATTATTCTTGCATAATAGGTTTGCTGTACGCAACGCATGGCTGAGCATTCAGCAAATGCAAAACACAGCTGATGATGTAGCAGAAATGttatacgagggtcgtttgaaaaataCGTGCAAAGtaagagagatggcactactggcgctgGTCAAGGTTATCTTTAGTTAGTAGCAGGAAGAGCACGCACCAAGTTGCAGCCAGATCGGTctattaatggaaataggacTCCAAATCGTTTCACATCCTTACTATTCTCCGgacttggctccctcggactattatttgttccccaattttaAGACATAGCTGGCGGCaagaagattttattcaaacgaggcggtttttagtttttatttttgcacggactttccAAACGACCCtcgaataatatgaaaaagtgAGCTAGATGCTTGAATGCTCATTCAAAATGTTATACATTACTTACTAAATAGCAAATGTTGGACTTTGGAGAAGCAAAGGGCAATTATGCCTACGGCTGCTGGAGTCGCATATGCAGCAGGTGTGCCTCGTAGCTTGGCACAACAAATGCTGAtcaagaagaacaaaaaaacattgaGAACTTTTTGGGTGAGGGGAATTTCGAAAATAGTTCGccgttttgtaaatatttttcgccCACGAATGCCTATTTTTCGTTGttgtacaatattatatttgctgttgtcgttgttgtacgAGCAGCAAATAGGCTCGTGCACCAGATGCTACTTGTTATTATAATCGACGTGCGCGCAGCAattcaattttcatattttcggaCAGCAGAAAGAAGCGATCACTAAAGCACACTCGTCGGCGGTTTGTTTACAAATATGCCgggctttcatttattttcgcaATTCGATGGAATTTCTCAAATTTACCCCACCACTGTCTGTAAATTGTGAGGGCACTaacaataagaagaaaataaaatagatttactatacaattttttctctttttttggtttctctATAGTTACACACACcttgattttttgtaaaattacattttatgaTTTCTCTGCGCTGAAATATATATTGACAAGCCTTTTTCATATCGTATGtacttatgcatacatacacacatccatatgtaGTTGTTTAAACGGGGTAGCTGAGTGCACGAGCACTTGAGATCTTCCACTAATTGAGcgataaaaattgtattcatgGGTGTACACAATGGGCCAGAAGCTCGAGATTTTGGCCAAAaaggcaattttattttttttaacgggGTTCAAATTATATGATTATATGCACTTTTGTACACAAATCACTGAAATAGCTTTGTATGATATTCATTGGGAACAATTCTGCgacttctttaaataaataatttcgaatTTTCTAACGTTCCCTAGTTatccaatatgttttttttaatgagaacttttaatattataatgagtgatctttttttatttacatgtaagaatattttaattattagttatcACTTACTTATGAATATGGACTAAGTTAGTAAGGGAGTTCTTTTAGATGTAATTTCAAAGATGAGTATGTTCGAATGAAACCTTCTCCTACTTTCATATATCAAATTGAGAAAATAATAGACTAAATTACTCCTCGAAGTATGCACGTTAACTACGATATGCgctttgttgcttattttaatttaaacccAAAGAAATGCCATTTCTTCTATAATACCGTCGACTAATCCACTCACACCTCGGAATGAGAGATAAAAAGATGAAATTGtgcataaacttttattttggtGTTCTAAAAGTTGTCTCAAGTCTTATAAAGTCTCATGTCCGCGTCGTAAAATGTTATATTAAAGGTCAAAGgtcataaaaatcaattttttgcaaatatcttgTTCCCTATGgcattttgataatttagtcCCGTTTAAGAAATGGCCATCGTAGCACGAATtggtggtgcgtgactaccattcgaaagtacttaggttcgaatctcagtgcatGAAACAtcgaaaatgatagaaaaagttttttctaacagcgatcGCCtttcaggcaatggcaaacctctgactGTATTTGTGCGATGAAAAGCTCCTAttggaaaaccatttgccgttcggcaATATTAATGGGGAAGCTcgcccaaacacctaaaaagggtgcaAGCACCAATTATAAATCAAATAAGAAATGTGGAGCATCAAATTCTCTACTAATTgcgtattaaacattttttgatacGATTAGCTGATTTTATACTAGAGCGCGGAGAACTTTCTCCGCTCCCCGATAGAAGATCAGCCGTTTTTTTGCTATATACAGTTGTTCCCTTTGCTATGTGTTGCTAATTCTTTGcaatacttatttatttcaaatcgcTTAGCGTAACTACAATTGATACAGAAACGTTAAATCGCCTCACACTTTCGTTATCTACACTCAAagcaattg is from Anastrepha ludens isolate Willacy chromosome 4, idAnaLude1.1, whole genome shotgun sequence and encodes:
- the LOC128860692 gene encoding ral guanine nucleotide dissociation stimulator-like 1 isoform X2; protein product: MSQNVADSLPTWRLWGEEHEKNAIFTVYLKKVRYHRPTPTANNDSDDEISHLEWETVRVRFVKAATLARLVEALATDDGELESTFINVFLSTYRTFSTPKEVLNLLIRRYDTLNDKHLQEIEEHQQLEDVSYDPATSIHEQHKKTLVSALHVWLDGFPEDWNEDNLRQILTFASKRLPRSDLHVKVLHRLERILRQQVYGENSLPPWLASGVGGNTNGNNMNMSMSVGLLPHHYNTEFTDQFAGLCLAPAFRGPTHFLQAFRFPHVPVRHFAEQLTRMDSELFKRLIPHQCLGATWARRDKSGSETVVATINQFNAVLFRVISSILIEPRLKPQERALNIATWIDIAQELRLLKNFSSLKAIISGLQSNPIYRLSKIWAVLPKEKMEIFNELARIFSEDNNAWAQREVLMREGTAKFADTVGEHDRHLQKIIQKQSTQTSHGTIPYLGTFLTDLTMIHAAIPDTIGEHQLINFDKKRKEFEVLAQIKLLQGAANTYNLREDPNFDRWFASMLVLDEREAHTLSCQLESPPPAPRKSTASTNTSLTNTTISSNSMGGVGGNGHRKTDSIASNSSSGAGSQFYCELNNSYSSHYSSRHNSLDRDAQAPNASLLSASSSVSNLSMDSSNSGGQKSNTKMTHSHSTNGVRGSTGSGHNNSQLNVGSPIINAQLVQSPGVKTNNAPDFYIIRVTYETENVELDGIVLYKSIMLGNNERTPQVIRNAMMKLGLEADPEQYTLAQVLPDKELVMPKNANVYYAVNTNYNLNFILRPKKKDGGSNGS
- the LOC128860692 gene encoding ral guanine nucleotide dissociation stimulator-like 1 isoform X1; protein product: MSFIIESSNSSAVKTVPTAISTLDKAAAGDDSNVDFGKSNSNQQPSQQREQPRLPRPTRTSPPPPKPPKPLKLTKCHSSDHQLQHILLNSPKYQPHEHNQINHALQQQQSRPQHQHQHQHQHKHHHHHHHSHHSSHQLQLPRNQLTSPQQQQQQGQQIDSCNLMPSLDYGVPPPLPPKPKTLLHIKPQQQQQQQQYHLLQQQQLLTQKLQKQLQQQLQHVLKPQQLGETEQLQQQHHSNNVPQQTPKSPKPPSSPKPASSPLTPKSPLPSPSLHEFQSTKQDALQTQTLQFHHFRHHKSAPTFDLFFKSPTNSSCATPLSKSRRNSSYHSYDDLDATSAEKKVVSSLKYLCACTGATLRNLSKKTKDLHAKNYCHTKPTWRLWGEEHEKNAIFTVYLKKVRYHRPTPTANNDSDDEISHLEWETVRVRFVKAATLARLVEALATDDGELESTFINVFLSTYRTFSTPKEVLNLLIRRYDTLNDKHLQEIEEHQQLEDVSYDPATSIHEQHKKTLVSALHVWLDGFPEDWNEDNLRQILTFASKRLPRSDLHVKVLHRLERILRQQVYGENSLPPWLASGVGGNTNGNNMNMSMSVGLLPHHYNTEFTDQFAGLCLAPAFRGPTHFLQAFRFPHVPVRHFAEQLTRMDSELFKRLIPHQCLGATWARRDKSGSETVVATINQFNAVLFRVISSILIEPRLKPQERALNIATWIDIAQELRLLKNFSSLKAIISGLQSNPIYRLSKIWAVLPKEKMEIFNELARIFSEDNNAWAQREVLMREGTAKFADTVGEHDRHLQKIIQKQSTQTSHGTIPYLGTFLTDLTMIHAAIPDTIGEHQLINFDKKRKEFEVLAQIKLLQGAANTYNLREDPNFDRWFASMLVLDEREAHTLSCQLESPPPAPRKSTASTNTSLTNTTISSNSMGGVGGNGHRKTDSIASNSSSGAGSQFYCELNNSYSSHYSSRHNSLDRDAQAPNASLLSASSSVSNLSMDSSNSGGQKSNTKMTHSHSTNGVRGSTGSGHNNSQLNVGSPIINAQLVQSPGVKTNNAPDFYIIRVTYETENVELDGIVLYKSIMLGNNERTPQVIRNAMMKLGLEADPEQYTLAQVLPDKELVMPKNANVYYAVNTNYNLNFILRPKKKDGGSNGS
- the LOC128860692 gene encoding ral guanine nucleotide dissociation stimulator-like 1 isoform X3; amino-acid sequence: MPTWRLWGEEHEKNAIFTVYLKKVRYHRPTPTANNDSDDEISHLEWETVRVRFVKAATLARLVEALATDDGELESTFINVFLSTYRTFSTPKEVLNLLIRRYDTLNDKHLQEIEEHQQLEDVSYDPATSIHEQHKKTLVSALHVWLDGFPEDWNEDNLRQILTFASKRLPRSDLHVKVLHRLERILRQQVYGENSLPPWLASGVGGNTNGNNMNMSMSVGLLPHHYNTEFTDQFAGLCLAPAFRGPTHFLQAFRFPHVPVRHFAEQLTRMDSELFKRLIPHQCLGATWARRDKSGSETVVATINQFNAVLFRVISSILIEPRLKPQERALNIATWIDIAQELRLLKNFSSLKAIISGLQSNPIYRLSKIWAVLPKEKMEIFNELARIFSEDNNAWAQREVLMREGTAKFADTVGEHDRHLQKIIQKQSTQTSHGTIPYLGTFLTDLTMIHAAIPDTIGEHQLINFDKKRKEFEVLAQIKLLQGAANTYNLREDPNFDRWFASMLVLDEREAHTLSCQLESPPPAPRKSTASTNTSLTNTTISSNSMGGVGGNGHRKTDSIASNSSSGAGSQFYCELNNSYSSHYSSRHNSLDRDAQAPNASLLSASSSVSNLSMDSSNSGGQKSNTKMTHSHSTNGVRGSTGSGHNNSQLNVGSPIINAQLVQSPGVKTNNAPDFYIIRVTYETENVELDGIVLYKSIMLGNNERTPQVIRNAMMKLGLEADPEQYTLAQVLPDKELVMPKNANVYYAVNTNYNLNFILRPKKKDGGSNGS